A genomic window from Ziziphus jujuba mitochondrion, complete genome includes:
- the nad4 gene encoding NADH dehydrogenase subunit 4, with product MLEHFCECYSDLSGLILCPVLGSITPLFIPNSRIRPIRLIGLCASLITFLYPPVPRIQFDPSTAKSQFVESLRWLPYENINFYLGIDGISLFFVILTTFLIPICISVGWSGMRSYGKEYITASLIREFLMIAVFRMLDPLLFYVLPESVLIPMFIIIGVWGSRQRKIKAAYQFFLYTLLGSVFMLLAILLILLQTGTTDLQISLTTEFSERRQIFLWIASFASFAVKVPMVPVHIWLPEAHVEAPTAGSVILAGIPSKLGTHGFLRFSIPMFPEATLCSTPFIYTPSAIAIIYTSLTTSRQIDLKKIIAYSSVAHMNLVTIGMFSPNIQGIGGSIPPMLSHGLVPSALFLCVGVLYDRHKTRLVRYYGGSVSTMPNLPTISFSSTLANMSSPGTSSFIGEFPISVGAFQRNSLVATLAALGMIFGGAYSLWLYNRVVSGNLKPDFLHKFSDPNGREVSIFIPFLVGVVRMGVHPKVFPDRMHTSVSNLVQHGKFN from the exons ATGTTAGAACATTTCTGTGAATGCTATTCTGATCTAAGTGGTCTTATTCTGTGTCCCGTGCTAGGAAGCATTACTCCTCTTTTCATTCCAAATTCAAGAATACGCCCGATACGATTGATTGGTCTGTGTGCCTCTCTTATTACTTTTTTGTATCCCCCTGTTCCTCGGATACAATTCGATCCTTCTACGGCCAAATCTCAATTTGTGGAAAGCCTTCGATGGCTTCCTTATGAAAACATCAATTTTTATTTGGGTATAGATGGTATCTCTTTATTCTTCGTGATATTGACCACATTTCTGATCCCTATTTGCATTTCAGTGGGTTGGTCTGGTATGAGAAGTTATGGGAAAGAGTATATTACAGCATCTCTAATTCGTGAATTTCTAATGATCGCCGTGTTCCGCATGCTGGATCCTTTACTATTCTATGTTCTTCCCGAAAGCGTGCTAATCCCTATGTT CATTATTATAGGGGTATGGGGTTCGAGACAAAGAAAGATCAAGGCAGCATATCAGTTTTTCCTTTATACTTTACTTGGATCTGTTTTTATGCTATTAGCTATTCTGTTGATTCTTCTTCAAACAGGAACCACCGATTTACAAATTTCATTAACCACAGAATTTAGTGAGCGGCGCCAAATCTTTCTATGGATTGCTTCTTTCGCCTCTTTCGCCGTCAAAGTGCCTATGGTACCAGTTCATATTTGGTTACCCGAAGCTCATGTAGAGGCACCTACGGCAGGATCCGTCATCTTGGCAGGAATTCCTTCAAAATTGGGAACCCACGGGTTTTTAAGATTTTCAATACCCATGTTTCCCGAAGCGACACTTTGTTCCACTCCTTTCATTTATACTCCAAGCGCGATTGCTATAATATATACTTCCTTGACCACTTCAAGACAGATCGATCTTAAGAAGATCATTGCTTACTCCTCAGTAGCCCATATGAATCTGGTGACTATTGGTATGTTTAGTC CGAACATACAGGGAATTGGAGGTAGCATTCCACCGATGTTAAGTCATGGACTGGTTCCTTCAGCCCTTTTTCTATGTGTTGGTGTTCTATATGACCGACATAAGACTCGACTTGTTAGATATTACGGAGGTTCAGTGAGCACCATGCCGAATCTCCCTACCATTTCCTTCTCTTCCACTTTGGCCAATATGAGTTCACCTGGTACTAGCAGCTTTATCGGGGAATTTCCCATCTCAGTAGGAGCTTTCCAAAGAAATAGCTTAGTAGCCACATTAGCAGCGCTTGGGATGATTTTTGGCGGGGCGTATTCCCTTTGGCTATATAATCGTGTGGTTTCTGGAAATTTAAAACCCGATTTCCTCCATAAATTCTCCGATCCAAATGGCAGAGAAGTTTCCATATTTATACCTTTTCTTGTTGGAG TTGTTCGGATGGGTGTTCACCCCAAAGTGTTCCCGGACCGCATGCATACATCCGTAAGTAACTTAGTGCAACATGGCAAATTTAATTGA
- the sdh3 gene encoding succinate dehydrogenase subunit 3 has translation MNILRPLSPHLPIYKPQLTSTFPISHRISGAFLATIVLFFYFLCLKVGLICFTYENFYQFFFYSSKLIPISVEITALALSYHLYNGVRHLLTDFSGFRIGRKRLK, from the coding sequence ATGAATATCCTTCGCCCGTTATCTCCGCATCTTCCTATTTATAAGCCACAGCTCACTTCGACGTTTCCAATTTCCCATAGAATCTCCGGGGCTTTCCTAGCCACTATAGTTTTGTTTTTTTATTTTCTTTGTCTTAAAGTAGGTTTGATTTGCTTCACCTATGAGAATTTCTACCAATTCTTCTTTTATTCATCAAAGCTCATCCCAATCTCCGTCGAGATTACTGCCTTAGCCCTGTCCTATCATCTGTATAATGGGGTTCGTCATTTATTGACGGATTTTTCGGGATTTAGAATTGGGAGAAAAAGATTGAAATGA
- the cox2 gene encoding cytochrome c oxidase subunit 2 — translation MIVLEWLFLTIAPCDAAEPWQLGSQDAATPMMQGIMDLHHDIFFFLILILVFVSRILVRALWHFHYKKNPIPQRIVHGTTIEILRTIFPSIIPMFIAIPSFALLYSMDEVVVDPAITIKAIGHQWYRTYEYSDYNSSDEQSLTFDSYTIPEDDLELGQSRLLEVDNRVVVPAKTHLRIIVTPADVPHSWAVPSSGVKCDAVPGRLNQISISVQREGVYYGQCSEICGTNHAFTPIVVEAVPRKDYGSRVSNQLIPQTGEA, via the exons ATGATTGTTCTAGAATGGCTATTCCTCACAATTGCTCCTTGTGATGCAGCGGAACCATGGCAATTAGGATCTCAAGACGCAGCAACACCTATGATGCAAGGAATAATGGACTTACATCACGATATCTTTTTCTTCCTCATTCTGATTTTGGTTTTCGTATCACGGATCTTGGTTCGCGCTTTATGGCATTTCCACTATAAAAAAAATCCAATCCCGCAAAGGATTGTTCATGGAACTACTATCGAGATTCTTCGGACCATATTTCCCAGTATCATCCCGATGTTCATTGCTATACCATCATTTGCTCTGTTATACTCAATGGACGAGGTAGTAGTAGATCCAGCCATTACTATCAAAGCTATTGGACATCAATGGTATCGGACTTATGAGTATTCAGACTATAACAGTTCCGATGAACAGTCACTCACTTTTGACAGTTATACGATTCCAGAAGATGATCTAGAATTGGGTCAATCACGTTTATTAGAAGTGGACAATAGAGTGGTTGTACCAGCCAAAACTCATCTACGTATTATTGTAACACCTGCTGATGTACCTCATAGTTGGGCTGTACCTTCCTCAGGTGTAAAATGTGATGCTGTACCTGGTCGTTTAAATCAGATCTCTATTTCGGTACAACGAGAAGGAGTTTACTATGGTCAGTGCAGTGAGATTTGTGGAACTAATCATGCCTTTACGC CTATCGTCGTAGAAGCTGTTCCTAGGAAAGATTATGGTTCTCGGGTATCCAATCAATTAATCCCCCAAACCGGGGAAGCTTAA
- the atp1 gene encoding ATPase subunit 1 — protein sequence MEFYPRAAELTTLLESRISNFYTNFQVDEIGRVVSVGDGIARVYGLNEIQAGEMVEFASGVKGIALNLENENVGIVVFGSDTAIKEGDLVKRTGSIVDVPAGKAMLGRVVDALGVPIDGRGALSDHERRRVEVKAPGIIERKSVHEPMQTGLKAVDSLVPIGRGQRELIIGDRQTGKTAIAIDTILNQKQMNSRATSESETLYCVYVAIGQKRSTVAQLVQILSEANALEYSILVAATASDPAPLQFLAPYSGCAMGEYFRDNGMHALIIYDDLSKQAVAYRQMSLLLRRPPGREAFPGDVFYLHSRLLERAAKRSDQTGAGSLTALPVIETQAGDVSAYIPTNVISITDGQICSETELFYRGIRPAINVGLSVSRVGSAAQLKAMKQVCGSSKLELAQYREVAALAQFGSDLDAATQALLNRGARLTEVPKQPQYAPLPIEKQIIVIYAAVNGFCDRMPLDRISQYERAIPSSIKPELLQSLLEKGGLTNERKMEPDAFLKESALPYL from the coding sequence ATGGAATTTTATCCCAGAGCTGCGGAACTAACTACTCTATTAGAAAGTAGAATTTCCAACTTTTACACGAATTTTCAAGTGGATGAGATCGGTCGAGTGGTCTCAGTTGGAGATGGGATTGCACGTGTTTATGGATTGAACGAGATTCAAGCTGGGGAAATGGTTGAATTTGCCAGCGGTGTGAAAGGAATAGCCTTGAATCTTGAGAATGAGAATGTAGGAATTGTTGTCTTTGGTAGTGATACCGCTATTAAAGAAGGAGATCTTGTCAAGCGCACTGGATCTATTGTGGATGTTCCTGCGGGAAAGGCTATGCTAGGGCGTGTGGTCGACGCGTTGGGAGTACCTATTGATGGAAGAGGGGCTCTAAGCGATCACGAGCGAAGACGTGTCGAAGTGAAAGCACCTGGGATTATTGAACGTAAATCTGTGCACGAGCCTATGCAAACAGGGTTAAAAGCGGTAGATAGCCTGGTTCCTATAGGCCGTGGTCAACGAGAACTTATAATCGGGGACCGACAAACTGGAAAAACTGCTATAGCTATCGATACCATATTAAACCAAAAGCAAATGAACTCAAGGGCCACCTCTGAGAGTGAGACATTGTATTGTGTCTATGTAGCGATTGGACAGAAACGCTCAACTGTGGCACAATTAGTTCAAATTCTTTCAGAAGCGAATGCTTTGGAATATTCTATTCTTGTAGCAGCCACCGCTTCGGATCCTGCTCCTCTGCAATTTCTGGCCCCATATTCTGGGTGTGCCATGGGGGAATATTTCCGCGATAATGGAATGCACGCATTAATAATCTATGATGATCTTAGTAAACAGGCGGTGGCATATCGACAAATGTCATTATTGTTACGCCGACCACCAGGCCGTGAGGCTTTCCCAGGCGATGTTTTCTATTTACATTCCCGTCTCTTAGAAAGAGCCGCTAAACGATCGGACCAGACAGGTGCAGGTAGCTTGACCGCCCTACCCGTCATTGAAACACAAGCCGGAGACGTATCGGCCTATATTCCTACCAATGTGATCTCCATTACTGATGGACAAATCTGTTCGGAAACAGAGCTCTTTTATCGCGGAATTAGACCTGCTATTAACGTCGGCTTATCTGTCAGTCGCGTCGGGTCTGCCGCTCAGTTGAAAGCTATGAAACAAGTCTGCGGTAGTTCAAAACTTGAATTGGCACAATATCGCGAAGTGGCCGCCCTTGCTCAATTTGGGTCAGACCTTGATGCTGCGACTCAGGCATTACTCAATAGAGGTGCAAGGCTTACAGAAGTACCGAAACAACCACAATATGCACCACTTCCAATTGAAAAACAAATTATAGTCATTTATGCAGCTGTCAATGGATTCTGTGATCGAATGCCACTAGACAGAATTTCTCAATATGAGAGAGCCATTCCAAGTAGTATAAAACCAGAATTACTACAATCCCTTTTAGAAAAAGGTGGCTTAACTAACGAAAGAAAGATGGAACCAGATGCATTCTTAAAAGAAAGCGCTTTGCCTTACCTATGA